The Plasmodium chabaudi chabaudi strain AS genome assembly, chromosome: 4 nucleotide sequence aaaaatgaaaataccACCTTATCTACTAATTGCGACTTGAATGATACTAAAAAAGAAAGCATACCTGAGCaagctaaaaaaaatgaaaattgttgtgataaatattttcatccaTTGTGTGCATATTTAGAGGGATACCACATGAATgttgaaatatatgaagacaaatttgtaaatgtatatttttatgacaattgtttttctttatttagtTTTATAACACATTGCAATAATCATATACCCAAAGATTCATATCAAAATAGAGAGTTtgttaaagaaaaaagaacaTCATTATACATTAAGAATATTACAAGTGATGGTagttcaaataataaaataagtgaaaaacttcaaaaaattaaaataaaaaatgaaacaccaactaaaaataatacaaaaccTTCTACCCCTCTACGAAATCAATCACAAACAAATACTTCCAACCCTTCACCAAATAAAGATGGAACAACTGGAAGTACAATCAAAAAAGAAGATAAATAATGGGAAGTCTTactacataaaatataacacacatatgttgtatatattataaacatttcactagtataaatgaaatgcaagacatttattatgtctttaaaaatgttgtaaaattttcagcaaaattataagaatgttttatatgttcttattacttttttaaggcttaataattaatttttttttttaaataaattttatggtTTTGCTGggtaattttttgtaaattattataaaattcaaatttattattacctttcttttatcaattattttgttatcaattttttatgctaCTTGTTtatgctatttttttatgtttatacatttttttttattataaatatattatattgttttttttttaaaacctTTTTGTTTCCGTCTtaactattatatttttatatgattacACAACTCGAAcaagttaaaaaataaaattcgtAAATATCTTATCGAAGATGAGAATAGATTAAATCATGACACACGCCCATTCATAATGCATTCCATATGTTGTATGTAAGACTATATAATAggattattcatataatttatatttatattgtctTAAAACGAACATACAAAATAGtagttataataaaagtgTATGCAAGGATAGACAACAAAATGagatatcattttttataaaaagttgaatattgatatatgctttatttttgtgtgcaaattaaattttaacaCATAATAgctattttgttaataatatttttaagttcaattttttttttttttttttttttttttattttgatctTTTTTTCCGATTTTCCCTATAACACATAATATAAAGTGTATCTCcataaaatttgtaaaacctttttattactttagtttattttgtgttcatataaatatgggATACACTAAGTATGTATAATATCACTGGATattctatataaatatatttatttaggtaatatatatatgactACAAGTCTGACATAAGTACAATCTACTCTTTAAGCCCATTGTAGAGTGTATACAAACTTGTTCTctgatttttataatgtaattaaatttaataattaatgaAATTCGAGATATagttatttaatttttatagccacataattaaaaattctattctttccatttttctttttttaacgCATGCATATGCTCATATTGAATATGCATTATCATAAGAAAAGGTAgggtaaaaaatataacattatatatattatattcccatttttttacacaattttttttttattctatttcaacaaattataacaaGTGtagcattatatttttttcataaaatatttatgtacatatagAACTGCAAATTTGTATGACAAATAAATCAGAGCTGTACATGtaattattacataatgataaatagccaaaataaaaaaaaaaaaaaaaaaaaaaaatttgattaaatatattaccatatttatgtatgacaatattattttatttagtatccatttttaataaatacattttatatgtagattatttttttcgattttgAGTCACATAAAAATCTAAACTCTTTATTAATCATATCAATATATGATTTCCAATTTTCACTTTtctcataatttttttattttaaaaaaaaaagtataaagcaaaataataagcctttaaaaggaaataaaaaaaaatacataaaaacaTTTGTATACATTGATAATACAGTGTACTAAAAAGACGTAGGGTAAAAATTAcataactttttattttttctgtttttttaattcctaAACTTACatataacaaataatgatgaaagGGAACTACTCGTATGAACGACATGGGCCACAAAATTTTAACATAAATAGTTATGGCTCaagaataaataataaaacagatAAACATGAGTATCCATATTATAATAGCAAGCCAAACTATGGATACTATAGAGAAGGGAACTACTATTTTAATGATGAACctaattataaaacaaaaaataaaataaatgcatatgACTATTCATATGATAGTTATGGAGAATATCGATACTctaaaaatgattattcaaaaaatggaaatgaaaaaaaatattataactattataaagataaatataataaaaataattcaaacaATAATACATACTTTGAAAAAGTAAGTAATGACAATAGCATGtcaaataaacaaaataaaagtattgaaaataattctacgaaaattaatgaattaataaataatatatattataagacttcttattatttaaaaaaaaatcgaaaatatttaaataaaatacttcaacaaaattatgaaataaatatttatcttaTAAGACATATGGAAGCagaacataataaaaaatatgttgaaGATTTAGACACATCAAGagatttaatatataagcaACATGCTTATTTGGATAGTACAGCTACTGAAAGGGGAATACAAATGTGTGAAACTGTAAGGAATTTTCACCTGACCGGTACAGGTAAAAGTGGGTGTAATAAAATGCATGACACatattataaagaaataatgcAACTATATAATGATTATGTTGAAAAGTGTGATAAAGAAGAACAAAATAGTAaagaaaatggaaaagaaaataaaaaggaaaacaaaaaaggaGTATTCGAGCGAAACAACGATTTTGTCATAATATGTTCACCTTTAAGAAGATGTTTACAAacaatgaaatatttatttaattttaaaaaaaatatagttatTTATGAACCGATAAGAGAAATATCAGGTAATTATGTTAGTGATCAAAGATCGAAAACATCTgaagttaaaaaattttgtgataataattttgatgaaTATGAATTAATGTGTTTTGGTGAAGAAGATATTATGAATGTCGAAAGATGTAGAGAATCAGCTTGTCAAGTATATTTCCGTtgtttacaatttttaaggTTTGCACATTCGCTAgctattaattattttgcaTCTATAGAGCGTGAAAATGATTCTATGGGGTTAGATGGGAAAGCATCAAATTCGAAGAGCCCCCAAGGAAGTAATAATCAATccaatttgaaaaatgatgaaaaaaaaaattcaactCAAAATTCTGAAATCGGTGATTATATGAGCGATAAATGTAATAATGAAGATACATGTGCAAAGacaaatggaaaaaataaaaaagtttttaaTTTAGTTGTTGTATCACATAGTTCgtatttattacatttattaGCTCTACTTGATTATCTAAATTTAGATGCtagaaattttaataattgcGATATTAGGAAAATAACAATACCATTAACCAAtacctttttattttttaataatataattaatttacaGCTAGCTAAACCAGTgatatcaaataatatgcCTTTATGTTTCAGGgacaaacaaaaaaatgtattgaaaaaaacttacaaagacaaaaatatatacacactAAATAACATAAATGACTTAGACGATATAATTTGTGAAAGCCCATGTACAATTATGATATATCAGTATCATGAGGTGATAAAAGATCAAAATAACtataaaaagtatttagaaaaaattcaaaattttatagataataataataaggaGTTTCAGTCAAAAAAAggatatttttcaaatggaatgtataaaaaatatgttttaaaaaaagggaaaaatgAAGATAGTAATGATATGTACAATTTAGGTCGAGATATTTTAGTTACCGACGCAAGTGAACATCTTAGTTTTTCTGAAAGAAAACAAGTATGGGAACTTAACAAAAAGGGATTTATTGCAggacaaaatataatattaatagtaTTACCTGATGTTGATAGTGTACCAAAAAAAGCTAATGCGCCAATGAATAAATCAATTGAAATGCACCTCGAtactaaaataaatgaaaacaatAATGAAGATCTCGGATCtctaaaaaatgttacTAAAATTGTAGACAATTATGATAGTGTTCaagatttaataaaatcaaCAGATTTTTGGATAtcaataaaacaaaatatacataatataaatttaaattcatttcatgaatatataattaaaaaatataataaaatgttaatGAAGGAAGATGAAGATTATTGCTATATCGATTTAGTAGCATCActtgaaaacaaaaattttattaacaagtATGGAAGTATGTTTAATGGgtactttaaaaaattaaaagaaaaatataataataatcatttaTCACTAGATTTAGAAAAAGAATGTAAACATATCAATGAAAATTTAGTCAGCAAAATGTTTCCTCAAGATTATGAGATGTCAAAAGATGGAAATGAAACTGGAAAAACTTCTACAAATTCAAACAGtcatgataaaataaatattgtaaaaaagaaatttatttatatacccaaaaaatgtaatgaTAAAAGCAGAATGACaaaccaaaaaaataatgatacttataatattagtaataatataattcccaacaataaaacatttgttatggaaaatataaaagttttaaaaTCTTTTCCTCAATCGATTCAGAATTTAAATGTAGAAATGTTTTATCgtgataaatttttttattttaattgtttacataagtttataaaaagtaaaaataaaatcgaaGGTTTAGTATTAGCGAAATTATTAGCATTTCTCGATTTACttaaatcatttaattttaattcgactaataaaatatttcaaaaacttataaaattaaatgatcTTATTGATACAAATACAATTGAAGATTCATCACAGATAGTTAATACATATTCGTGTGATAAAACTGGTGTACCTGTTAATAatactttatatttttcagcAGCAGCCAAGAAATACAAGGATATACAGGCACTAAAGGGTATGTCACCTCTATATCTATACCACtgtttgttttatttcatttggCTTTTTTCTAAAGCGTTCGGCGCTGTTCCTATTTCTATGCATGCCACTGTAcatgtatacatatatattatttttttttcttcttcttttttttaggTCGAAAAAGGGGAGTAGTTGACGATTTAAACTATATAAGATATAACATGTTGACAATATCTGCTGGTGCTGAGAATGTGTACATATTAAATGTGCTTAGTTGATTTATGTTGCCTTTCGTTcggctttttttttattttttttcatcttttttcatctttttaCACTTCcgtatatgcatatggcTAGCCACTTAGAAGGGTGAGCATGTAACAGACCCCCGTATGCTTATTCAACCATTTGttcgttatttttattttataattttttaaaaaacttttttaactttatattattttcgatATAAACTCAAGGTATATGAGCTGTATGAAAGGGCAACACCTGtttgtaaatattaaatgattttttttttataagtttgtgaaaaatgttatatttcTATTACTAGGTAATGAAATAAGCATATGtcaaatatatgcataatattttcttttgtcatttttttatttatacacatttccagcataatttatatttttatttgttttggTTTGTATGCTGAAGAATAATTAGGGGAAATTAGTTACTAAAAAGGATatgacaatttttttatgtatataatttgtgtttatttaaaaaataaatttcaataatattttatatacacatacaCATACACATACACAGAAAAGGGGAAGCATTGATGTGTGTATTTAATGAAATAGCGCCTAAGAATGTtcgtaatattttttccaaaattttttccaatttttcaaaattttttattttattcttttttggttaaaattaaatttgggtattaaaaaaatgtacaCTTGTTTACAAGTACAATGACACATTTACACACGTATagtaaattttgtttttttttagcaaACTTGTAAAACGCTTATCAATGTGAAGATATAAAACTGTATAGTCCTCTAAGTTTGCACACACACTTTTGTTGGAGTAGTGAAATAAAACAACTgggattttttttcttttttacaGATTAAAGTTTTAGATTaggttttaaaaataatacaacaaaatatttgtcTGATGtgaaaaagtaaaatttGCTAGGATGAAAGTAATAATCTGGTTATTCCCCCTTTTAATACTAAGTatagtaataaaatgtgataacaaaataaaggataatatatttcaaaacttacgtaaaaaaacaaaatttttagtTATAAACGAACCAATAGTAGATTTAGATTTTAGcgaaaatttatttcatagtcttttatttgatttagaagtatataataataatatatatgcattagaCGAGAACCTATTAAACCTCcaaaatttaaatcattCAAGCATTTTTAAACTGTTAACTAATACATATGAACAAGTCagtaaagaaaatgaaaagaatgatgaagaaaataaaataaaatatattatcatagCAAGTTCACACACTAGGGTACATCCTATAAATttagaatatttattattaaagtttgataaatatatttataatggaaatatatatcaaaatggTGATATTGACATCAAGGGTATTCTCAACGAATATAATaacgaaataaaagaaagcttagaaaaaaaaaagaaatttaaaaatatttcaaatataatagatgaaaaatataaagatgaTATAGTCTCAGcacttttaaataaagacaTCGGAAGCAGTGATAagtttattaaaaagggTGACAATTCTAACGATAGTAACagtaattataataatcaaTATAAAGGTATGTTTGTTGGATACGGGTTTAATGATGATGAACCCTCGATTCTTCACagtttaaatgaaaataaaaattttttatttccatcaATGAATAGTGGAATTATATTAGATATAatactattaaaaaatatatatgaaaattatattaatatacaaaaacaaaatgaaaaaattatacataaagattatatatatgaaatatcgaaatttatatatgacaACATTCATGTTGAATTAGttcattttgaaaatactTGTTTAGATGCAAAACAAAATGTATACTtaacaaataaagaaaatacagAATTTGatgtttataaatattatataacaaaaaatttatttgaagACTATGGAAGTTTAAGTATAAAGGAAGTAGAAGAAAagaattatgaaaatatagtCATGTCTTATTTTCAATTGGCATATCCAATAACTACATGTGCTACCTATTCAGGACGATCACAAAATGAAACCTTTATTGGGtttgataaatttaatatgattagtattgaaaatgatgaaaaattaaaatattatataaaagaaacgGAAGAAATATCCTTTAATGATATCgaagaatataaaagaaaatttaatgatataaataaaagatacGATGAAATATTAGACAATGGTGAAAACAATTTAACACATAAGGATATAGTCTTAGGAATTAAATCGAGTATAAATACAGAAGATCGAATaagttatattaaaaagacatttgataataaaaaaaataataaacatatttttagtaattttaaaattacaccagtattaaaaaatcaaaaagaaACGAGTATAATTAATACTGAACTTTTAAAAGGTGGATTTGATAGTGAAGATATAgatattcaaattttttatatgtctGATAAAGAaagtaaattatttaatactgtgaaatatgatattgatgatgtatcaaaaaatagttCTTGTGAAAAGATGAAACAAAcgatttttcatttttatgaagAATATGTAGAAAACGACaagaacaaaaataataataaaaatatgaaaaaacaaaaatatttatttattggaAATGATGATACTtatgttaatataaaaaatttagttGATGTTATGAATGTATCTTCAAATAAATgtgtacatataaaaaaacatatgtaTGATAAATATCTAAAATCTTTTcgatttttaaaaaaaaacgaaccgaaattttttaaaaattttaatgaaaagCCACCACTATTTTATCAATACCTAAAACAAAATCTTATTGATACAATACGTAACTTGAAAaagtataattatattccaAAATATTGTAAAGATAATAATGGTATAGGAAATACCCCTAAGTCTGATGTGCCAATTCTTTTGGGTAAAAGACAATCATATAATACGTTCTACAACGATAATGAGTCTTATGATTATTTAGCATCTGAAGCTggtatattaataaatgatagttttgcaaaaaaaatatatttttgtaaaaattgtgTATGTCCTGATAATGAACAATCAGATGGCATGATGTTAGGAGAGTGGGCAAATAAACTCAACCTCTTAACAATTAATTTTGAAGGCTTTTTTCAAAGCCATCCtgcaaattataataaaaaatatctaAATACATTAGTTCCTATtacttataataatttaaattttaataaaactgtcgatgaaataaaaaaaacatattttcagCATTTagtaaattataataaagacGAAATAGATGAAAAAACAGATTCCTATGTAGATTATTTAGATCagaattttaaaaatacatttgataatattttccattactttttttatcttaaACGTTATTATAACTCAccaaatgatgaaaaaaataatgatatttcaaaaattaacaaaaagaTATATGCCAAAATGGAATA carries:
- a CDS encoding phosphoglycerate mutase, putative; the protein is MMKGNYSYERHGPQNFNINSYGSRINNKTDKHEYPYYNSKPNYGYYREGNYYFNDEPNYKTKNKINAYDYSYDSYGEYRYSKNDYSKNGNEKKYYNYYKDKYNKNNSNNNTYFEKVSNDNSMSNKQNKSIENNSTKINELINNIYYKTSYYLKKNRKYLNKILQQNYEINIYLIRHMEAEHNKKYVEDLDTSRDLIYKQHAYLDSTATERGIQMCETVRNFHLTGTGKSGCNKMHDTYYKEIMQLYNDYVEKCDKEEQNSKENGKENKKENKKGVFERNNDFVIICSPLRRCLQTMKYLFNFKKNIVIYEPIREISGNYVSDQRSKTSEVKKFCDNNFDEYELMCFGEEDIMNVERCRESACQVYFRCLQFLRFAHSLAINYFASIERENDSMGLDGKASNSKSPQGSNNQSNLKNDEKKNSTQNSEIGDYMSDKCNNEDTCAKTNGKNKKVFNLVVVSHSSYLLHLLALLDYLNLDARNFNNCDIRKITIPLTNTFLFFNNIINLQLAKPVISNNMPLCFRDKQKNVLKKTYKDKNIYTLNNINDLDDIICESPCTIMIYQYHEVIKDQNNYKKYLEKIQNFIDNNNKEFQSKKGYFSNGMYKKYVLKKGKNEDSNDMYNLGRDILVTDASEHLSFSERKQVWELNKKGFIAGQNIILIVLPDVDSVPKKANAPMNKSIEMHLDTKINENNNEDLGSLKNVTKIVDNYDSVQDLIKSTDFWISIKQNIHNINLNSFHEYIIKKYNKMLMKEDEDYCYIDLVASLENKNFINKYGSMFNGYFKKLKEKYNNNHLSLDLEKECKHINENLVSKMFPQDYEMSKDGNETGKTSTNSNSHDKINIVKKKFIYIPKKCNDKSRMTNQKNNDTYNISNNIIPNNKTFVMENIKVLKSFPQSIQNLNVEMFYRDKFFYFNCLHKFIKSKNKIEGLVLAKLLAFLDLLKSFNFNSTNKIFQKLIKLNDLIDTNTIEDSSQIVNTYSCDKTGVPVNNTLYFSAAAKKYKDIQALKGRKRGVVDDLNYIRYNMLTISAGAENVYILNVLS
- a CDS encoding parasite-infected erythrocyte surface protein, with protein sequence MKVIIWLFPLLILSIVIKCDNKIKDNIFQNLRKKTKFLVINEPIVDLDFSENLFHSLLFDLEVYNNNIYALDENLLNLQNLNHSSIFKLLTNTYEQVSKENEKNDEENKIKYIIIASSHTRVHPINLEYLLLKFDKYIYNGNIYQNGDIDIKGILNEYNNEIKESLEKKKKFKNISNIIDEKYKDDIVSALLNKDIGSSDKFIKKGDNSNDSNSNYNNQYKGMFVGYGFNDDEPSILHSLNENKNFLFPSMNSGIILDIILLKNIYENYINIQKQNEKIIHKDYIYEISKFIYDNIHVELVHFENTCLDAKQNVYLTNKENTEFDVYKYYITKNLFEDYGSLSIKEVEEKNYENIVMSYFQLAYPITTCATYSGRSQNETFIGFDKFNMISIENDEKLKYYIKETEEISFNDIEEYKRKFNDINKRYDEILDNGENNLTHKDIVLGIKSSINTEDRISYIKKTFDNKKNNKHIFSNFKITPVLKNQKETSIINTELLKGGFDSEDIDIQIFYMSDKESKLFNTVKYDIDDVSKNSSCEKMKQTIFHFYEEYVENDKNKNNNKNMKKQKYLFIGNDDTYVNIKNLVDVMNVSSNKCVHIKKHMYDKYLKSFRFLKKNEPKFFKNFNEKPPLFYQYLKQNLIDTIRNLKKYNYIPKYCKDNNGIGNTPKSDVPILLGKRQSYNTFYNDNESYDYLASEAGILINDSFAKKIYFCKNCVCPDNEQSDGMMLGEWANKLNLLTINFEGFFQSHPANYNKKYLNTLVPITYNNLNFNKTVDEIKKTYFQHLVNYNKDEIDEKTDSYVDYLDQNFKNTFDNIFHYFFYLKRYYNSPNDEKNNDISKINKKIYAKMEYNGSYKKLFNLSHFFKEEIENMIQFKHNKKNGTRKGKVNYANNYVVENSEIKTNDNYENEELEQDDYNDDSEEDDEDDLFSEDDFDYDEFIKDIENSKRLYKEQAQQFEKKENTPNTSSSNKHDAPKSDDTPNEDYNTEL